The Humulus lupulus chromosome 3, drHumLupu1.1, whole genome shotgun sequence genome window below encodes:
- the LOC133823619 gene encoding uncharacterized protein LOC133823619, translating into MLDDFGVSMAYQKAWRARENALELARGNQDDSYQKLPIFLHMLKVSNPGTIIHLVTDNTYHFKYMYLAFANSIKGWKHCRPVIVIDGTYLKTSFGGTLFTASTMDANNNIFPLAFGIGDSENDSSWLWFFTKLKETYREREGMAIISDRHKSIENAIDDVYPKAFHGACIFHLLNNIKVNFGVHGEDLNLNFVKAAKAYRSRCHSPTRRYTMMTSNIAESINAALKAARTLPITTMMEGLRSLVQKWVWKNGNEANGTFTQVTTYTETVLRENFIRAIKFQVFSVNTILYQVVVE; encoded by the exons ATGCTAGATGATTTTGGTGTTTCAATGGCATACCAAAAAGCCTGGAGAGCAAGAGAAAATGCTTTAGAATTGGCAAGGGGAAACCAAGATGATTCATACCAAAAACTTCCCATCTTCCTTCACATGCTAAAAGTCtcgaacccaggtacaattataCACCTGGTTACAGACAATACATATCACTTCAAATATATGTACCTAGCATTTGCAAATTCCATCAAAGGATGGAAACACTGTAGGCCAGTCATTGTCATAGATGGAACTTACTTGAAGACATCATTTGGGGGaactttattcactgcttcaacaaTGGATGCTAACAACAACATATTCCCATTAGCCTTTGGAATAGGAGACTCTGAAAATGATTCCTCATGGTTATGGTTTTTCACAAAGCTAAAGGAGACATATAGAGAAAGAGAAG GTATGGCAATCATTTcagacaggcataaaagcatagAAAATGCTATAGACGATGTATACCCAAAAGCTTTCCATGGAGCATGCATATTCCACCTGTTAAACAACATCAAAGTCAATTTTGGTGTCCATGGGGAGGACCTAAACCTAAACTTTGTCAAAGCAGCAAAGGCATACAGG TCTAGATGCCATTCTCCAACAAGAAGATATACAATGATGACATCAAATATAGCTGAATCAATAAATGCTGCATTGAAAGCTGCAAGAACGCTGCCAATCACTACAATGATGGAGGGCCTTCGAAGTTTAGTTCAAAAATGGGTATGGAAAAATGGTAACGAAGCAAACGGAACATTCACACAAGTAACAACATATACTGAAACTGTGCTTAGAGAAAACTTTATTCGTGCCATTAAATTTCAG GTCTTCTCAGTAAACACTATACTGTACCAAGTTGTGGTTGAATAG